Below is a window of Chloroflexota bacterium DNA.
GGTGACGGAGATGAAAGAAATCAAACATCCCTTTGGACGGGGGGTTATGGCTCGCCGTGGTATCGAGTTCTAAGGGGGTCTTATGACTGGAGAGAGGAAAATAAGAGTACTGATAGCCAAGCCAGGCCTAGACGGCCACGATCGTGGGGCAAAGGTGGTGGCACGGGCCCTGTGCGATGCTGGCATGGAGGTCATTTACACTGGCCTGAGGCAAACGCCAGAGATGATCGTTGAGGCGGCCATCCAGGAGGATGTCGACGTCATTGGGTTGAGCATCCTCTCAGGGGCCCATATGGTGCTCATTCCCCGCCTAATGGAGCTGCTTAAGGCACGGGGGGCGGAGGATATCCCGGTCATTGTGGGGGGCATCATCCCTGATGGGGATGGGCCAGTTCTGAGGGAGATGGGAATTAAGGACATCTTTGGGCCTGGAACGCCTATGCCAGAGATCGTCGCTTTCCTGAGAGACAACATCCGCCAGATAGGGCCCGCTAGGCCGTGAAAGAGATCGTGGAACGTCTCCTGCAAGGGGACCGGCGCGCCCTATCCAGGCTCATTACGATGATCGAGAACCGAACACCGGGGACCCGTGAGGCGCTACGCCAGCTTCACCCTCACACTGGCCGGGCTCATATCATCGGTATCACCGGCGCACCGGGGACAGGCAAGAGCACTCTGGTCAATCAGTTGGTGAGGGGGTTTCGTCAACTAGGCCGGAGCGTCGGGGTGATCGCGGTCGATCCGACCAGCCCCTTCACTGGTGGAGCCCTTCTGGGCGACCGCGTGCGCATGACGGAGCTCAGCTCCGACCCAGGCGTTTTCATCCGCAGCATGGCCACGCGTGGTCATCTCGGCGGCCTGGCCGAAGCGACGGCTGCTGCGGTCAGGGCCTTAGATGCCTTCGGCTGTCAACTCGTCATCGTAGAGACCGTTGGGGTAGGGCAAGATGAGGTGGAGATAGCCAGCACGGCACATACCGTCGTCGTGGTCACAGTACCCGGACTTGGCGATGAGATCCAGGTCATCAAGGCTGGCATCTTAGAGATCGCCGACCTCTTCGTGGTCAATAAGTCCGATAAGGAGAATGCAGCGCGGTTGGTCTCTGAGCTCGAGATGTTGCAGACCCTTCGGCCGAGAGATGAGTCCTGGACACCACCTATTCTGCAAACCGTAGCGACGACTGGTCAGGGGATTGGTGCCCTGATCGAGACCATCCAGCAGCACAAACAGTATCTGGAAGAGAGTGGCCTCTTACCGCAACGTCTCCGCCAGAGGGCCAGGGAGGAGCTGATCGAGGCCATCAAGGAGGAGTTTGGTCGGCGGCTTTTCCAGACGAGCGAGTCCCATCTAGAGATGCTCGTCGAGCAGATAGCCACGGGGCAACTCGATCCCCACACGGCGGCGGAGCGTATTTTAAACCGGTCTACGGTGAGGCCAATAAAGTGAATTCAGCAAAGGTCTGTCTCAATCCACTCCCCTCTATGCTGCTTACCCTGGACTTCCGTCCGATCCCCCGCATCTATGATAACGTCATCGGTAAGGGACAGAAAGGAGATCGACATCGGCTATGCCAGAACGCCCCGATTATGGTCCGATAGGGCCTCTGAGAGAAGGTTGGGGGCTGCGATTCGAGCTTCTCCTAGTGGGGCTGACCCTCGCCCTTGCCACTTATCTGCGGCTGGC
It encodes the following:
- a CDS encoding cobalamin B12-binding domain-containing protein, translated to MTGERKIRVLIAKPGLDGHDRGAKVVARALCDAGMEVIYTGLRQTPEMIVEAAIQEDVDVIGLSILSGAHMVLIPRLMELLKARGAEDIPVIVGGIIPDGDGPVLREMGIKDIFGPGTPMPEIVAFLRDNIRQIGPARP
- the meaB gene encoding methylmalonyl Co-A mutase-associated GTPase MeaB — protein: MKEIVERLLQGDRRALSRLITMIENRTPGTREALRQLHPHTGRAHIIGITGAPGTGKSTLVNQLVRGFRQLGRSVGVIAVDPTSPFTGGALLGDRVRMTELSSDPGVFIRSMATRGHLGGLAEATAAAVRALDAFGCQLVIVETVGVGQDEVEIASTAHTVVVVTVPGLGDEIQVIKAGILEIADLFVVNKSDKENAARLVSELEMLQTLRPRDESWTPPILQTVATTGQGIGALIETIQQHKQYLEESGLLPQRLRQRAREELIEAIKEEFGRRLFQTSESHLEMLVEQIATGQLDPHTAAERILNRSTVRPIK